A window from Symbiopectobacterium purcellii encodes these proteins:
- a CDS encoding LysR family transcriptional regulator, whose protein sequence is MRHYPGDDIGVFLAVCDSGNFTAAANLLGLTPSAVTKAIQRLENRLKTPLFTRTTRQQTITAEGVIYRDACRAARLEVDRVEMLLASITAEPAGQLAVSVPPLLGAQVITPALLALCQQWPQLSISISASVEMADLFDGSVDLAVRVGELPDAAGIVAKRLGTQRIVLCGTPGYFAQSPPLHGIDDLQRHTLIGTLKEGYAAPWHFQLADKTHRVMTPDTRLLLDGALLTVNAIKEGYGLGRVPYWLVKEELERGLLVSVLDEVITGHLPIHALWRATPVMLPRLRLAIDALIAATAAQF, encoded by the coding sequence ATGCGACATTACCCAGGAGATGACATCGGCGTATTTCTGGCCGTATGTGACAGCGGCAACTTCACCGCAGCAGCAAACCTGCTTGGGCTCACCCCTTCAGCGGTCACCAAAGCCATTCAGCGATTGGAAAACCGCCTGAAAACGCCATTGTTTACCCGCACCACCCGGCAGCAGACCATAACGGCAGAGGGTGTGATTTATCGGGATGCCTGCCGAGCTGCAAGACTCGAGGTTGATCGCGTCGAAATGCTGCTTGCCAGTATCACAGCAGAACCCGCAGGACAGCTAGCGGTAAGCGTACCGCCGCTGCTCGGCGCACAGGTCATCACACCCGCTCTGTTGGCACTGTGTCAACAGTGGCCGCAATTGAGTATCAGTATCTCGGCCTCTGTCGAAATGGCTGACCTGTTCGATGGGTCTGTCGATCTTGCCGTACGTGTAGGAGAATTGCCGGATGCGGCAGGGATTGTCGCCAAAAGATTGGGCACGCAACGCATCGTCCTGTGCGGTACGCCGGGTTACTTTGCTCAGTCGCCACCGCTTCACGGCATCGACGATCTTCAGCGCCACACCCTGATTGGCACGCTGAAAGAGGGCTACGCCGCCCCCTGGCACTTTCAGTTGGCAGACAAAACACATCGGGTGATGACGCCCGATACCCGCTTATTACTGGATGGCGCACTGCTGACCGTCAACGCCATCAAAGAGGGATACGGTCTCGGCAGGGTGCCCTACTGGTTAGTCAAGGAGGAACTCGAGCGCGGCTTGCTGGTTAGCGTGCTGGACGAGGTTATTACCGGACATTTGCCCATTCATGCCTTATGGCGGGCAACGCCAGTAATGTTGCCCCGCTTACGTCTGGCAATAGATGCGCTGATCGCGGCCACCGCTGCACAATTTTAG
- a CDS encoding LacI family DNA-binding transcriptional regulator, translated as MATLKDIAECAGVSISTVSRVLNGTAPISAKVKQQILAIATEQGYPLHKLAKPVAEALDPLRHVLLAAPRNLMLESDYNLVSLSLINALKTLCVQRNIRMRPFLSEHDAMTEDQMIASLQGVRQSGIVIVNDAHIPLLQAVVKSGIPAVLINGEDPAMCLNRVTPANYSAAACAVRHLIEHGHRRILHLTWSSCITIKQRERGYRDALLEAGIAVDESLILALPDFHPLTARDAMLRWLSAHADRLGVTAIFCAADNQAVGVVDALAQRGIRVPNDMSLVGMDNILPLDMLPVSLTTVHMPLDAVARAALQLLTQQLVPAQSLGVTQHVELAGHLVVRESVKCLNTLA; from the coding sequence ATGGCAACATTAAAGGATATTGCGGAGTGTGCAGGCGTCTCTATCAGTACGGTTTCTCGTGTATTAAATGGCACTGCGCCGATCAGTGCCAAAGTCAAACAGCAGATCCTGGCGATTGCCACAGAACAGGGTTATCCGCTGCATAAATTGGCGAAACCGGTGGCGGAAGCCTTGGATCCCTTGCGCCATGTTTTGCTGGCAGCACCGCGTAACCTGATGCTGGAGAGTGATTACAATCTGGTTTCCCTGTCATTGATCAATGCGCTCAAAACCTTGTGCGTACAGCGTAATATCCGAATGCGCCCATTTCTCTCGGAGCATGACGCCATGACGGAAGATCAAATGATTGCATCGCTGCAAGGTGTGCGGCAGAGTGGCATCGTGATCGTCAATGATGCGCATATCCCCTTATTGCAGGCGGTGGTGAAAAGCGGAATACCTGCCGTATTGATCAACGGTGAAGATCCCGCCATGTGTTTAAACCGCGTCACACCGGCTAATTATTCCGCCGCTGCTTGTGCCGTTCGTCATCTGATAGAACACGGGCACCGGCGAATTCTGCATTTAACCTGGTCGTCTTGCATCACCATTAAGCAGCGGGAGCGCGGATACCGTGATGCTTTGCTGGAGGCAGGGATTGCTGTCGATGAGTCATTGATTCTTGCTTTGCCTGATTTTCACCCCCTTACTGCACGCGATGCCATGCTGCGCTGGCTTTCCGCACATGCTGACCGCCTTGGTGTGACCGCGATTTTTTGCGCGGCGGACAATCAGGCGGTGGGGGTAGTGGATGCGTTGGCGCAGCGTGGCATTCGCGTTCCGAATGATATGTCGTTGGTGGGAATGGATAATATCTTGCCATTGGATATGCTGCCGGTGTCACTGACCACGGTGCACATGCCGCTTGATGCGGTTGCCAGAGCCGCACTGCAACTATTAACCCAGCAGTTGGTTCCCGCACAGTCGCTGGGGGTGACGCAACATGTTGAGTTGGCTGGGCATTTGGTGGTGAGAGAGTCGGTGAAATGTCTTAACACTCTCGCCTGA
- a CDS encoding metal ABC transporter ATP-binding protein produces MIALHNVTFGYTSSSPLGTLSGSFSAGSLTAIVGENGSGKSTLLKTLAGLLPPLAGSLTHDGNTVPRIGYLPQLSEFDRQFPLSVMDLVLMGSLPQRGLFGGLNSLWRRSAYAALEAVAMTAFATRPIGHLSGGQLQRVLFARLLLMDAPVLLLDEPFTGVDAETTQALLALIHQRHQQGCTILAVLHDRDIVERHFPLVLQLSAAGHRWGATHDILTAARSASHGAQARVRAVI; encoded by the coding sequence ATGATCGCACTGCATAACGTCACATTTGGCTACACGTCATCTTCGCCGCTGGGCACGCTGAGTGGCAGCTTCAGCGCAGGTTCGTTGACAGCCATCGTCGGTGAAAACGGCAGTGGTAAATCGACGCTGTTAAAAACCCTTGCCGGACTGCTCCCCCCCTTGGCAGGCTCGCTGACGCACGATGGCAACACAGTGCCGCGCATTGGCTATTTGCCACAGCTGTCGGAGTTCGATCGCCAGTTTCCGTTGAGCGTCATGGATTTGGTGTTAATGGGCAGCCTGCCGCAACGCGGTCTGTTCGGTGGTCTCAATAGTCTCTGGCGGCGCAGTGCGTATGCCGCGCTGGAGGCGGTCGCAATGACTGCGTTCGCCACCCGCCCTATCGGCCATCTATCGGGAGGCCAGCTACAGCGCGTCCTGTTTGCCCGCCTGCTGTTGATGGATGCGCCGGTACTGCTGCTGGACGAGCCGTTTACCGGCGTAGATGCCGAAACAACGCAGGCTCTGCTGGCGTTGATCCACCAACGTCATCAGCAAGGATGCACCATTCTGGCGGTGCTGCACGATCGTGACATTGTCGAGCGCCATTTTCCGCTGGTGCTACAGCTCAGCGCCGCAGGACATCGCTGGGGCGCAACTCACGATATATTAACCGCGGCACGCTCCGCATCCCACGGCGCGCAGGCGCGAGTCAGGGCGGTAATATGA
- a CDS encoding metal ABC transporter permease, whose protein sequence is MMTISLLSPLVEFGFMRRALVGCIALTLSATPLGCFLLLRRMSLIGDALSHAVLPGVAIGYLLSGMSLLAMGTGGFIAGLTVALLSGFVSRNTTLKEDASFAGLYLGSLALGVTLVSLRGSSVDLLHLLFGSILAVDRGALIDIGLICSASILLLAWLYRALVIESFDATFMQLASPRGRTLIHALFLALVVLNLVAGFQLLGTLMTVGMMMLPATCARFWTARLPVMLAVSVLVGIASSLIGLLWSYYASLPAGPAIILTATLFFAFSAAFGAEGGMFRLRR, encoded by the coding sequence ATGATGACAATAAGTCTCCTTTCACCGCTGGTGGAATTCGGGTTTATGCGGCGCGCGCTGGTGGGATGTATCGCACTTACGCTCAGTGCCACACCGTTGGGTTGCTTTTTGTTGCTACGCCGCATGAGTTTGATCGGCGATGCGCTGTCGCACGCGGTATTGCCCGGCGTCGCCATCGGTTATCTGCTCTCTGGCATGTCGCTGTTGGCAATGGGAACCGGCGGGTTTATCGCTGGGCTGACCGTGGCGCTACTTTCCGGTTTTGTCAGCCGCAACACGACATTAAAAGAGGACGCCAGCTTCGCCGGACTCTATCTGGGGTCGCTGGCGCTCGGCGTCACGTTAGTGTCACTGCGCGGCTCCAGCGTCGATCTGTTGCACCTGCTGTTTGGATCGATTTTGGCGGTCGATCGCGGCGCACTGATCGATATCGGCCTGATCTGTTCGGCCTCGATACTGCTGTTGGCGTGGCTCTATCGTGCGCTGGTGATCGAATCGTTTGATGCCACCTTTATGCAACTCGCCTCACCGCGAGGCCGCACGCTGATCCACGCGTTATTTCTCGCACTGGTGGTGCTCAATCTGGTGGCTGGGTTTCAACTACTTGGCACGCTGATGACGGTCGGCATGATGATGCTACCCGCGACCTGCGCCCGCTTCTGGACAGCCCGTTTGCCGGTCATGCTGGCAGTCTCGGTACTGGTGGGCATCGCATCCAGCCTTATCGGCCTACTGTGGTCCTACTATGCCTCGCTGCCCGCCGGGCCCGCCATCATCCTGACCGCCACGCTATTTTTTGCGTTCTCGGCCGCTTTCGGCGCTGAGGGCGGCATGTTTCGCCTGCGCCGCTAA
- a CDS encoding metal ABC transporter substrate-binding protein, whose amino-acid sequence MKHPVIALALSSLLFSTFAMAKPLQVVASFSVLGDMVSNIGGDRIIVTDLVKPNGDPHEFEPSPQDSKTLASADLVFVNGLGLEGWLTRLVSASGYQGKVVTASQGIHTLAMEEEGKTQTDPHAWNSAANGVIYAQNIIDALASAAPQDADYFRQQGKAYIQQLQALDAYAKKTFAAIAPEKRKVLTSHDAFGYFSQAYGVTFLAPLGFSTEAEASSKQVATLIRQIKQEKVASYFIENQTDARLVKQIANASGAQPGGELYPEALTDSTGPAASYTAAFKHNVDTLAASMK is encoded by the coding sequence ATGAAACACCCTGTTATCGCACTGGCACTTTCCAGCCTGTTATTCAGCACGTTTGCGATGGCGAAGCCGTTGCAGGTTGTCGCGAGCTTTTCCGTTTTAGGCGATATGGTCAGCAATATTGGCGGCGATCGCATCATCGTTACCGATTTGGTCAAGCCCAACGGCGATCCCCATGAATTCGAACCCTCACCGCAAGACAGCAAAACGCTGGCGAGCGCAGATCTGGTTTTCGTTAACGGGCTGGGTCTGGAGGGCTGGCTAACGCGTCTGGTATCCGCTTCCGGTTATCAAGGGAAAGTGGTGACCGCTTCGCAAGGCATCCACACGTTGGCGATGGAAGAAGAGGGAAAAACCCAGACCGATCCGCACGCCTGGAACAGCGCGGCGAATGGGGTTATCTACGCACAGAATATCATCGATGCGTTAGCCAGTGCGGCACCGCAGGATGCTGACTATTTTCGCCAGCAGGGAAAAGCCTATATTCAACAACTTCAGGCGTTGGATGCGTATGCCAAGAAAACCTTCGCCGCCATTGCGCCCGAAAAACGCAAAGTGCTCACCAGCCACGATGCGTTTGGCTATTTCAGCCAGGCCTATGGCGTAACCTTCCTGGCACCGCTGGGTTTTTCAACGGAAGCGGAAGCCAGCAGCAAACAGGTTGCCACGCTCATCCGCCAGATCAAACAAGAGAAGGTCGCCAGCTACTTTATCGAGAACCAGACCGATGCTCGTTTGGTGAAACAGATAGCTAACGCCAGCGGCGCACAGCCGGGCGGTGAACTCTACCCGGAAGCGTTAACTGACAGCACGGGCCCGGCCGCCAGCTACACCGCCGCGTTCAAACACAATGTGGACACCCTTGCCGCCAGCATGAAGTAA
- a CDS encoding D-serine ammonia-lyase, with protein MVDIHIKTLIERDPLMASLVALRDVTWFNPESTTLAEGLPYVGLGHADVQAADARLRRFAPYLREVFPALAASEGIIESDMVDIAAMQTALDARYGKVLPGKLWLKKDSHLPISRSIKARGGIYEVLVHAEQLALQAGLIAPTDDYRQLASEAARHFFSQYRIAVGSTGNLGMSIGIMGATLGFNVSVHMSADARQWKKDRLRAHGVDVVEYQQDYGVAVAQGRKAAQDDPYCFFIDDENSHSLFLGYAVAGDRLKAQFAERGMVVDADHPLFVYLPCGVGGGPGGVAFGLKLAFGDHVHCIFAEPTHSPCMLLGVYTGLHDGIAVQDLGIDNLTAADGLAVGRPSGFVGRAMARLIDGYYTLSDDEMYRLLAMLAHTETLCLEPSALAGMAGPWRVAGNAEYLSRLSLSASAMQQTTHLVWATGGGMVPDAEMQKYLAQGAK; from the coding sequence ATGGTTGATATTCACATCAAAACGCTGATAGAACGCGATCCGCTCATGGCAAGCCTGGTTGCGCTGCGTGACGTGACCTGGTTTAACCCGGAGAGCACCACGCTTGCCGAGGGATTGCCCTATGTCGGGCTTGGGCATGCGGATGTGCAGGCGGCGGATGCGCGCTTACGCCGTTTTGCGCCCTATCTCCGCGAGGTTTTTCCCGCGTTGGCGGCGAGTGAAGGCATCATTGAGTCCGATATGGTTGACATCGCCGCGATGCAAACCGCGCTGGATGCGCGTTATGGCAAGGTATTACCCGGCAAATTGTGGCTGAAAAAAGACAGCCACCTGCCGATTTCCCGTTCGATCAAAGCGCGCGGCGGTATCTATGAAGTGCTGGTACACGCGGAGCAATTGGCGTTACAGGCGGGATTGATTGCTCCCACCGATGACTATCGTCAACTGGCAAGCGAAGCCGCGCGGCACTTCTTTAGCCAATACCGTATTGCCGTGGGATCGACCGGTAATCTCGGTATGTCGATCGGGATTATGGGGGCGACCCTGGGCTTCAACGTCTCGGTACACATGTCGGCGGATGCGCGCCAATGGAAAAAGGACAGATTGCGCGCACACGGCGTTGACGTCGTGGAATATCAACAGGATTACGGCGTTGCCGTCGCACAAGGGCGCAAAGCCGCGCAGGACGATCCCTACTGCTTTTTTATTGATGACGAGAATTCCCACTCGCTGTTTCTTGGCTATGCGGTTGCCGGTGACCGGCTCAAAGCCCAGTTTGCTGAACGTGGCATGGTGGTCGATGCGGATCATCCCCTGTTTGTCTACCTGCCGTGCGGCGTGGGCGGTGGGCCAGGCGGGGTGGCGTTCGGTCTGAAGCTGGCGTTTGGCGATCACGTACACTGTATTTTTGCGGAGCCGACGCACTCGCCCTGTATGCTGCTGGGCGTGTACACCGGTCTGCACGACGGCATTGCGGTGCAGGATTTGGGTATCGACAACCTGACCGCTGCCGATGGGCTGGCGGTGGGGCGTCCATCCGGTTTTGTTGGACGTGCCATGGCGCGGCTGATTGACGGTTATTACACCTTGAGCGACGACGAAATGTATCGCTTGCTGGCGATGTTGGCGCACACCGAAACGCTCTGTCTGGAACCCTCTGCGTTGGCCGGAATGGCCGGGCCGTGGCGCGTAGCGGGCAACGCGGAATACCTGTCGCGCTTGTCGTTATCCGCGTCAGCGATGCAACAGACAACGCATCTGGTGTGGGCGACGGGCGGTGGCATGGTGCCAGATGCAGAGATGCAGAAATATCTGGCGCAAGGGGCAAAATAG
- a CDS encoding EAL domain-containing protein, with product MLSSNNAGLWFRLLIFMLLSALLALFIGQTFIAQSEQKRLESYAHDVLAQGVAVAQESRDTVQRILLLGNIPCSDADLRELRLLSFYALNLRDVGRIQNDRLICSAGWGRLNPPIALLPPDLTTSTGTQLWTAMERLVDPRITADIASSGGVATITASAAFRRYSQPPQGYSATLINKNLDHPYQTFGSLTLPHKEDLSRLKNGWLTLGTRHFFTCSNSFDICVLAQFEDAGVIYRPWYVIAGIILMGAALGGSFTLCYSLYREKRRSLPCQLERALKNDQLRAHYQPLVSLATRSLIGVEALARWRNGAGEEISPEVFVRIAEENGMIDELTRAITRCAIRDMRPYLTQPSSFTLSINLAVSDIISPDYHRFLQRECERNGVMRERVILELTERSTASPQVLEIALQSLQQQGHKIALDDFGTGYSNLDYLSRFSFNLVKIDKIFVGAIGTDSVNAAFTDVLFSLVQKLDASIVVEGVETQEQAAYVAQHCPNAIVQGWYFGRPASIDQFVEPERYRCPPIES from the coding sequence ATGCTATCCTCCAACAATGCCGGATTATGGTTCAGATTACTCATTTTCATGCTGCTCAGCGCGCTATTGGCGCTGTTTATTGGCCAAACCTTTATTGCGCAGTCAGAACAAAAGCGTTTGGAGAGCTACGCACACGATGTGCTGGCGCAAGGGGTTGCCGTCGCACAAGAGAGCCGGGATACGGTGCAGCGCATACTGTTACTGGGCAATATCCCCTGCTCCGATGCCGATCTGCGCGAGTTACGCCTGCTGTCCTTTTACGCGCTTAATCTGCGCGACGTGGGGCGCATCCAAAACGATCGCCTGATTTGCTCTGCGGGATGGGGAAGGCTGAATCCCCCTATCGCGCTGTTGCCGCCCGACCTGACGACCTCGACGGGCACACAACTATGGACCGCGATGGAAAGGCTGGTTGACCCCAGGATCACCGCCGATATCGCCAGCAGCGGAGGCGTAGCGACGATCACCGCTTCGGCTGCTTTTCGCCGCTATTCACAACCTCCACAGGGATACAGCGCCACCTTAATCAATAAGAATCTCGACCACCCCTATCAAACCTTCGGTTCTCTGACACTCCCCCATAAAGAAGACTTAAGCAGATTGAAAAACGGCTGGCTCACCTTGGGTACACGCCATTTTTTCACCTGCTCAAACAGCTTTGATATCTGCGTGCTGGCGCAGTTTGAGGATGCGGGTGTGATATATCGTCCGTGGTATGTGATAGCGGGCATCATTCTGATGGGGGCGGCGTTGGGCGGCAGCTTTACACTGTGCTACTCACTTTACCGTGAAAAACGGCGCTCCCTGCCTTGCCAGCTGGAACGTGCGCTGAAGAACGATCAACTGCGCGCCCACTACCAGCCACTGGTCAGCCTTGCCACGCGCTCGCTGATTGGCGTTGAAGCGTTGGCGCGCTGGCGTAACGGCGCCGGTGAGGAAATTTCGCCAGAAGTGTTCGTGCGTATCGCCGAAGAAAACGGCATGATCGATGAGTTAACCCGAGCCATCACCCGCTGTGCCATTCGGGATATGCGGCCTTATCTTACGCAGCCATCATCCTTTACGCTCAGCATCAACCTTGCGGTTAGCGACATCATCTCTCCCGACTACCACCGCTTTTTACAGCGCGAGTGTGAGCGCAACGGCGTCATGCGCGAGCGTGTGATTTTAGAACTGACAGAACGCTCAACCGCATCGCCGCAGGTACTTGAGATTGCGCTGCAATCATTGCAGCAGCAAGGGCATAAAATCGCGCTGGATGACTTCGGCACCGGCTATTCAAATCTGGATTACCTGAGCCGCTTCTCATTCAATCTGGTGAAGATAGATAAGATTTTTGTAGGTGCCATCGGCACAGATTCCGTCAACGCCGCCTTCACCGATGTGCTGTTCTCACTGGTACAAAAACTGGATGCCAGCATCGTGGTAGAAGGGGTGGAAACCCAGGAACAGGCCGCTTATGTGGCACAACACTGCCCGAATGCGATTGTACAAGGGTGGTATTTTGGCCGACCGGCGAGTATTGATCAGTTTGTCGAACCCGAACGTTACCGCTGCCCGCCGATTGAATCATAA